A genomic region of Arachis hypogaea cultivar Tifrunner chromosome 5, arahy.Tifrunner.gnm2.J5K5, whole genome shotgun sequence contains the following coding sequences:
- the LOC112799804 gene encoding uncharacterized protein isoform X1 produces the protein MKQKVVIKIQMHCDKCRNKALKTAAEVQGVTMVSLEGDEKDRVVVTGDNINTIYLINQLNKKFKCVTVVSIEEVKKKQEEKKDDKKKDEKKKDEKKKEEKPFCAVLCLPPPPHAQCSNCQPKCDHCTKCQGPKCECKCVLICFKCNNPKCDGKCNICIKCESPKCSGHCCSSPPKPPTKPESKPPEQPKPQPQPQPVYINCPPWCNCPRCYVVPCNPPACNYRVVYESNPDNCSIM, from the exons ATGAAG CAAAAGGTAGTTATAAAGATCCAAATGCATTGTGATAAATGCAGAAATAAGGCCCTGAAAACTGCTGCAGAGGTACAAG GGGTGACTATGGTGTCACTTGAAGGGGATGAGAAAGATCGCGTGGTAGTGACCGGAGACAACATCAACACAATTTACCTGATCAACCAATTGAACAAGAAGTTCAAGTGCGTAACGGTTGTGAGCATCGAGGAGGTGAAGAAGAAGCAAGAGGAAAAGAAGGATGAtaagaagaaggatgagaagaagaaggatgaaaagaagaaggaagaaaagccaTTCTGTGCTGTTCTGTGTCTCCCACCTCCACCACACGCTCAATGCTCCAACTGCCAACCCAAGT GCGATCATTGCACCAAGTGTCAAGGGCCAAAGTGTGAATGCAAGTGTGTCCTAATATGCTTCAAGTGCAACAATCCAAAGTGTGATGGAAAATGCAACATTTGCATCAAATGTGAGAGTCCCAAGTGTAGTGGTCACTGTTGTTCTTCCCCTCCCAAGCCTCCTACTAAGCCAGAATCCAAACCGCCAGAGCAACCAAAACCACAGCCACAACCGCAACCGGTTTACATTAATTGCCCTCCATGGTGCAATTGTCCAAGGTGCTATGTTGTGCCATGTAATCCCCCAGCTTGCAACTACAGGGTTGTTTATGAATCAAACCCTGATAATTGCTCCATCATGTGA
- the LOC112799804 gene encoding uncharacterized protein isoform X2, with product MVSLEGDEKDRVVVTGDNINTIYLINQLNKKFKCVTVVSIEEVKKKQEEKKDDKKKDEKKKDEKKKEEKPFCAVLCLPPPPHAQCSNCQPKCDHCTKCQGPKCECKCVLICFKCNNPKCDGKCNICIKCESPKCSGHCCSSPPKPPTKPESKPPEQPKPQPQPQPVYINCPPWCNCPRCYVVPCNPPACNYRVVYESNPDNCSIM from the exons ATGGTGTCACTTGAAGGGGATGAGAAAGATCGCGTGGTAGTGACCGGAGACAACATCAACACAATTTACCTGATCAACCAATTGAACAAGAAGTTCAAGTGCGTAACGGTTGTGAGCATCGAGGAGGTGAAGAAGAAGCAAGAGGAAAAGAAGGATGAtaagaagaaggatgagaagaagaaggatgaaaagaagaaggaagaaaagccaTTCTGTGCTGTTCTGTGTCTCCCACCTCCACCACACGCTCAATGCTCCAACTGCCAACCCAAGT GCGATCATTGCACCAAGTGTCAAGGGCCAAAGTGTGAATGCAAGTGTGTCCTAATATGCTTCAAGTGCAACAATCCAAAGTGTGATGGAAAATGCAACATTTGCATCAAATGTGAGAGTCCCAAGTGTAGTGGTCACTGTTGTTCTTCCCCTCCCAAGCCTCCTACTAAGCCAGAATCCAAACCGCCAGAGCAACCAAAACCACAGCCACAACCGCAACCGGTTTACATTAATTGCCCTCCATGGTGCAATTGTCCAAGGTGCTATGTTGTGCCATGTAATCCCCCAGCTTGCAACTACAGGGTTGTTTATGAATCAAACCCTGATAATTGCTCCATCATGTGA